Proteins from one Mugil cephalus isolate CIBA_MC_2020 chromosome 15, CIBA_Mcephalus_1.1, whole genome shotgun sequence genomic window:
- the kcnk12l gene encoding potassium channel subfamily K member 13 produces the protein MNEDNARFCLLAALILLYLLCGAAIFSALEYPFELRARLLWKQQLDNFTRRYRVNLGALHTLLRQYEEANGAGIRVDALRPRWDFSGAFYFVGTVVSTIGFGMTTPTTIAGKIFLIFYGLIGCAATILFFNLFLERIITMLAYIMRWCHERRLKFAGVGVVSSREEVSGEEDSLEGWKPSVYYVMLILGVASVVIACSASTLYSSMENWSYVDSLYFCFVAFSTIGFGDLVSSQREKYESQEAYRLGNCLFILMGVCCIYSLFNVISIVIKQTLNWILGKLRRRPAHLKSKRMKRNKVQPVPSHCPAGRHRYTDGSVETVCDSETDAGAVAEVYVGRRLSGEMISVNEFMVSNKVSLALLQKQLSETAHQGPRQSYGHQNGFSGGVGALAIMNNRLQETSVDR, from the exons ATGAACGAAGACAACGCTCGTTTCTGCCTGCTGGCCGCCCTCATCCTTCTCTACTTACTGTGCGGGGCGGCCATCTTCTCAGCCTTGGAGTACCCGTTTGAGCTGCGTGCCCGCCTTCTCTGGAAACAGCAGCTGGACAACTTCACCAGGAGGTACAGGGTCAACCTGGGCGCCCTGCACACTCTGCTGCGGCAGTATGAGGAGGCGAACGGAGCCGGGATCAGAGTGGACGCTTTGAGGCCACGTTGGGACTTTTCTGGAGCTTTCTACTTTGTGGGCACAGTGGTTTCCACTATTG gCTTTGGTATGACTACCCCAACGACTATTGCAGGAAAAATATTCTTAATCTTCTACGGGCTCATTGGCTGTGCTGCCACCATCCTGTTCTTCAACCTCTTCCTGGAGAGGATCATCACCATGTTGGCGTACATCATGCGCTGGTGTCACGAGCGACGCCTCAAGTTTGCTGGAGTTGGGGTGGTGTCAAGCAGGGAAGAGGTGTCTGGAGAGGAGGACAGCCTGGAGGGCTGGAAGCCGTCAGTCTATTACGTGATGTTGATCCTGGGGGTGGCCTCTGTTGTGATTGCGTGCAGTGCCTCCACTCTGTACAGCTCCATGGAGAACTGGAGCTACGTGGACTCCCTCTACTTTTGCTTTGTGGCTTTCAGCACCATTGGCTTCGGGGACCTGGTGAGCAGTCAAAGAGAGAAGTACGAATCTCAGGAGGCCTACCGGCTTGGAAACTGCCTTTTCATTTTGATGGGAGTGTGTTGCATCTACTCACTTTTCAATGTCATCTCCATTGTCATCAAGCAAACTCTCAACTGGATCCTGGGTAAGCTG AGGCGTCGGCCTGCACACCTAAAATCAAAGCGCATGAAACGCAACAAGGTGCAGCCCGTCCCGTCCCACTGCCCGGCGGGAAGGCACCGCTACACAGACGGCTCGGTGGAGACCGTTTGCGACAGTGAGACGGACGCTGGCGCGGTGGCTGAAGTTTATGTGGGACGGCGTCTGTCAGGAGAGATGATTTCTGTCAATGAGTTCATGGTGTCCAACAAGGTGTCTCTGGCACTGCTGCAGAAGCAGCTGAGTGAAACAGCTCACCAGGGCCCACGGCAGAGCTACGGCCATCAAAATGGATTCTCTGGTGGCGTGGGGGCCTTGGCAATTATGAATAATCGTCTGCAGGAGACTAGTGTGGATAGATAG
- the ppm1nb gene encoding protein phosphatase, Mg2+/Mn2+ dependent, 1Nb (putative) — translation MRTARKGSVEMPAFVRQLVKETEKRVSSFFKGGRGGAAEGEQPAEGEKEEVIPSPYLDRPVLDKLTEEGCARWGLTYALGSMQGWRANMEDFHNCVPQLGGELAEWSFFAVFDGHAGSAVAQYCSQHLLGHILATGGMGPEDDPEKVKSAIIDGFLQTDKHLLSVARREGWERGGTTAVATLISPYYIYFANCGDSRAMLCRSGQVCFSTEDHKPYNPLEKERIEAAGGSVSLQRINGSLAVSRALGDFSYKGVENRTPSQQMVSPEPEVCVVERSPADEFLVLACDGVWDTISNEELCAFIQNRLRVCTDLRDVCAQVIDLCLYKGSLDNISIILLCFPGAPQLSAEALHQEAELEDLLESKVAEIYDELCARGEEPDLLSVLTVLASTFIPGLPPGGGIQSKRNCIISAYYQQRETHKPTVPNGLGGSSESHQDFVSKDPWRSCD, via the exons ATGAGGACAGCGAGGAAGGGCAGCGTGGAGATGCCTGCGTTTGTGCGGCAGCTGGTGAAAGAAACGGAAAAGAGGGTCAGCTCTTTCTTCAAGGGAGGccgtggaggagcagcagagggagagcAGCCAGctgagggggagaaggaggaagtcATCCCCAGCCCTTACCTGGACCGCCCTGTCCTGGACAAGCTAACAGAGGAGGGCTGCGCCCGCTGGGGCCTCACCTACGCCCTAGGAAGCATGCAGGGCTGGAGGGCCAACATGGAGGACTTCCACAACTGCGTGCCACAGCTGGGTGGAGAGCTAGCTGAGTGGAGCTTCTTCGCTGTGTTTGATGGTCATGCAGGAAGCGCCGTGGCACAGTACTGCTCCCAACACCTCCTTGGTCACATCCTGGCCACAG GCGGCATGGGACCAGAGGACGACCCTGAAAAGGTGAAATCAGCCATCATCGACGGTTTCCTGCAGACTGACAAGCATCTGCTCTCTGTGGCCCGTCGAGAAGGCTGGGAAAGGGGGGGCACCACTGCGGTGGCCACTCTCATCTCGCCATATTACATCTACTTTGCCAACTGCGGAGACTCCAGGGCCATGCTGTGCCGGTCCGGGCAGGTTTGCTTCTCTACTGAGGACCACAAACCGTACAACCCTCTGGAGAAAGAGCGCATCGAGGCCGCAGGTGGCTCGGTGTCCCTGCAACGGATCAACGGCTCCCTGGCAGTGTCCCGCGCCCTGGGGGACTTCAGCTACAAGGGGGTGGAGAACCGGACGCCCAGCCAGCAGATGGTGTCACCAGAGCCGGAGGTTTGCGTGGTGGAGCGCTCACCAGCAGATGAGTTCCTGGTGCTCGCCTGCGACGGGGTTTGGGACACCATCAGCAACGAGGAGCTGTGCGCCTTCATCCAGAACCGGCTGCGTGTCTGCACGGACCTGAGGGATGTCTGCGCACAAGTCATTGACCTCTGTCTCTACAAG GGTAGCCTGGACAACATCAGCATCATCCTGCTCTGCTTCCCTGGAGCCCCCCAGCTATCAGCGGAGGCACTGCACCAAGAGGCCGAACTGGAGGACCTGCTGGAGTCCAAAGTGGCAG AGATTTATGACGAGCTGTGTGCCAGAGGAGAAGAGCCTGACCTGCTGTCTGTCCTCACGGTCCTCGCGTCCACCTTCATCCCAGGTCTACCACCAGGTGGAGGCATACAGAGCAA GAGGAACTGCATTATTTCTGCTTACTATCAGCAGCGGGAGACGCACAAACCTACAGTACCAAAT GGCCTGGGAGGCTCTTCAGAATCCCATCAGGATTTTGTCTCCAAGGATCCGTGGAGGAGCTGTGATTAA